A region from the Melanotaenia boesemani isolate fMelBoe1 chromosome 11, fMelBoe1.pri, whole genome shotgun sequence genome encodes:
- the golph3a gene encoding LOW QUALITY PROTEIN: Golgi phosphoprotein 3 (The sequence of the model RefSeq protein was modified relative to this genomic sequence to represent the inferred CDS: deleted 1 base in 1 codon), translated as MWRSVPLELLGLYLLDDSGTTSSTTGRHIRPSSVARKRSGPLDGPAAPVRVVRLKKSFFWSTSNRVETAEAGGLSPFSPDTRGMTSLTQRSSGLVQRRTDASRNAADKDRAPGLEEHENRQGDEQEDDDTSDSKETRLTLMEEVLLLGLKDREGYTSFWNDCISSGLRGCMLIELALRGRLQLEACGMRRKGLLARKVMCKSDAPTGDVLLDEALKHIKDTQPPETVQSWIELLSGETWNPLKLHYQLRNVRERLAKNLVEKGVLTTEKQNFLLFDMTTHPLTNNNIKQRLIKKVQEAVLEKWVNDPHRMDKRLLALIFLAHSSDVLENAFAPLLDDQYDLAMKRVRQLLELEPEGESMKANANELLWAVVAAFTK; from the exons ATGTGGCGTTCAGTCCCGCTGGAGCTGCTCGGTCTCTACCTGCTGGATGACTCTGGTACCACATCATCCACCACAGGACGCCATATTAGACCGAGCAGCGTAGCCAGGAAGCGGAGCGGTCCTCTGGATGGCCCGGCTGCTCCGGTCCGTGTAGTCCGGCTGAAAAAAAGCTTCTTTTGGTCGACAAGTAACCGAGTTGAAACTGCCGAGGCGGGAGGACTGTCGCCGTTTTCACCCGACACCCGAGGCATGACTTCCTTAACTCAGAGAAGTTCGGGCCTCGTGCAGAGGCGAACGGACGCCTCGCGCAACGCCGCCGACAAAGACCGTGCGCCCGGCCTGGAGGAGCACGAG AACCGGCAAGGAGACGAGCAGGAGGACGACGACACGAGCGATTCCAAAGAAACACGCCTCACCCTGATGGAAGAGGTGTTGTTGTTGGGCCTGAAGGACCGAGAG GGCTACACCTCGTTCTGGAATGACTGTATTTCCTCCGGATTACGGGGGTGCATGCTGATCGAGTTGGCCCTGAGAGGACGGTTGCAGCTGGAAGCTTGCGGCATGAGGAGGAAAGGTCTGCTGGCCCGGAAG GTGATGTGTAAATCCGACGCTCCGACAGGTGACGTCCTCCTGGATGAAGCTTTAAAACACATCAAAGACACGCAGCCACCGGAAACGGTGCAGAGCTGGATCGAGCTGCTGAGCG GAGAAACGTGGAACCCCCTGAAGCTCCATTACCAGCTGAGGAACGTCCGTGAGCGTCTGGCCAAGAACCTGGTGGAGAAAGGCGTCCTGACCACGGAGAAGCAGAACTTCCTGCTCTTCGACATGACCACCCATCCTCTaaccaacaacaacatcaaGCAGCGCCTCATCAAGAAGGTCCAAGAGGCCGTTCTGGAGAAGTGGGTCAACGACCCCCATCGGATGGACAAACGTCTGCTCGCCCTCATCTTCCTGGCCCATTCCTCGGATGTTTTGGAAAACGCATTTGCCCCCCTGCTGGACGACCAGTACGACCTGGCCATGAAGAGGGTCCGCCAGCTGCTGGAGCTGGAACCCGAAGGAGAGAGCATGAAGGCCAACGCCAACGAGCTGCTGTGGGCCGTGGTGGCCGCCTTCACCAAATGA
- the si:dkey-3h3.3 gene encoding E3 ubiquitin-protein ligase DTX1: MEFLSNITLLIHEDRDGDLGSLKGILAPYRAQKTGSWYTVRGTFEELDLLVAKLSRRDERRTFQENRHSVSVSEVVMDYIQQKCAEKLQKISGECFVLDIQPDVQVGQSRSRSSVLVTFRPHRGSLNAADSSRLDFVMQRFITFYQRTLSDLQVTSFHLGLDRPGLDHLVPDHLSDLSRKFPRLLFRPGQSRKQVTVIGPFPYITKLREFLWDRSSRGTADKHRTGVPDGKPSPERGKANEEESCPICMEPIQTRETLQCRHSFCRGCLAQAFRHKPVCPICGQVYGVLKGVQPDGGTMEVSTKRSSHYPGYEKYGTIIIQYYIPGGIQTDDHPKPGSAIRRRIPDSLPAGLAGRPGGVLKLLRRAFLQKLVFTVGRSTTSGRNNTVTWNDVHHKTSIHGGPSHYGYPDPDYLSRVREELKAKGIE, translated from the exons TTCCTCTCAAACATCACGCTGCTCATTCATGAGGATCGTGATGGAGATCTGGGAAGCCTGAAGGGGATCCTGGCTCCTTACAGGGCCCAGAAAACCGGCTCCTGGTACACAGTGAGGGGAACCTTTGAAGAGCTGGACCTGCTCGTAGCCAAACTGTCTCGGCGGGATGAACGTCGGACTTTCCAGGAGAACCGGCACTCCGTCAGCGTGTCAGAGGTCGTGATGGACTACATCCAGCAGAAATGTGCAGAGAAGCTCCAGAAGATTTCAGGTGAATGTTTCGTCCTCGACATCCAGCCGGACGTCCAAGTGGGCCAGAGTAGATCCAGGTCCTCGGTTCTGGTGACGTTCAGACCACATCGTGGATCTTTAAATGCTGCCGACTCATCACGTTTGGACTTTGTGATGCAGCGATTCATCACCTTCTACCAGAGAACATTATCTGACCTGCAGGTCACATCCTTCCATCTGGGTCTGGATCGTCCAGGTCTAGACCATCTGGTACCAGACCATTTGTCAGATCTAAGCAGGAAGTTTCCACGTCTCCTCTTCAGACCAGGCCAAAGCAGGAAACAAGTAACCGTCATTGGACCTTTTCCTTACATCACTAAACTCAGGGAATTCCTGTGGGACCGGTCCAGCCGCGGTACGGCCGACAAGCATCGGACCGGTGTTCCGGACGGGAAGCCGTCCCCAGAACGCGGCAAAGCCAATGAAGAGGAATCCTGTCCGATCTGCATGGAGCCCATACAGACCAGGGAGACACTGCAGTGCCGGCATTCCTTCTGCAGAGGATGCCTGGCCCAGGCCTTCAGACACAAACCAGTCTGTCCCATCTGTGGACAGGTCTACGGGGTCCTGAAGGGGGTCCAACCCGACGGGGGCACCATGGAGGTCAGCACCAAGCGCTCCTCTCATTACCCGGGATACGAGAAATACGGAACaataatcatccagtattacaTCCCAGGCGGCATTCAGACG GACGACCATCCAAAACCCGGGTCAGCCATACGAAGGCGCATCCCGGACAGCCTACCTGCCGGACTCGCTGGACGGCCGGGCGGGGTCCTGAAGCTGCTGAGGAGAGCCTTCCTCCAGAAACTGGTCTTCACCGTGGGACGGTCCACCACCAGCGGCAGGAACAACACCGTCACCTGGAACGATGTTCACCACAAGACCTCCATACATGGAGGACCGTCCCA TTACGGATACCCAGATCCAGACTACCTGAGCCGAGTCCGAGAAGAACTGAAAGCCAAAGGAATCGAATAA